ATTAGTGATTTCTCATAGGGAAAGGGACCGTAGGAGAAAAACAGCTAGTACCCTTTCTCTGGCCATTGCCAATTCTGAAAGACGTAGGCATTCGTTTCATAATctctttaaagttaaaaaaaaaaaaaaaaaaggtccgccaggtgcagtggctcatgcctgtaatcccagcactttgagaggccgaggcgggcagatcacgaagtcaagagttcgagaccagcctggctaacatggtgaaaccccatctctactaagaatacaaaaattggccgggcgtggtggcgcgtgcctgtaatcccagctactcaggaggctgaggcaggagaactgcttgaacccgggaggtggaggttgcagtgagccgagatcgcgccactgcactccagcctgggcgacaaagcaagactccgtctcgaaaagaaaagaaaagaaaaaaaaaaagagaggaaaaaaaggccCAAACTCTAAGATGCCACCCAGCACTAAAATCCAAGGTGTAACCCAAGAAAGAGCAGGCCAGAGGTCACCTACAAGAGAGGCAGGTGAGCTGGCTTTAAGCTGACCAGCCCCCAGGAAAACTGTGAGGCACAGCACATCAAAGGGGGaccccctctcttccttcctggaAGTCAAGTTCTGCCCTATCCCTCCTTCACTCCTGTTCTCAGCAGACTTCAAGATGCCAATTCTAAGGCCCAAGTTCTCATCTCTCCCAGGAAGGTTATGTTTGAATGTGGGGCTGCTGAGGACTGAAAGCTTTTCACACTCAAAGGAATAAAGGTTGAATAAGGGACTGAATACAGATAGAAATGACGTTCTGGGGCAGAAATCCTAACAACTGCTGCCAGTAACTATGCTAAAAACTCAAGCTGTGtcacttatttaatcctcacacccACCTGTGAAGTACCGCCTCATTTTAGTTATGGGAAAACTGGGGCTCAACAAGGTTAAATCAAatcacttgcccaaagtcacacagctattaagtagctgagttaaaaacagaaaaactcaaACCCAGGATTGTTTGGTTCCAGGGCTGAAGATGGTCACCATTCCAAGAGACTACCTCTTACCCTGCTAGTCCCCCCTTCTGCAAAGAGTCTGATGGCTTCAATATCAGGTGTGTGTCCCCATGGAAGTGGCTCCCACATAGTTATGGAGTATGGAGCAGTGTGGCCTCAAGACGCAGACAGCCTTCTTCAGAAAGAGACCCAAGGCGGTGGAGGGGACATGCATGTCTCGGCATTTCTGAGAGACTGCCAACCTTTGCAGGAGGCATTTTATCAGTGTTTATTAAAGACTAAAATTAAGGATTTTTTGATTATtataaatcttaatttttaaaaatataatagggacgaggtctcactatgttgcccaggctggtcttgaacttctgaactcaagtgatcttcccttccttggcctcccaaagtgctacgattataggcatgagccaccgtgcccagccaggatcttctggttttaaaaatgctttaccaAGGTCTACATAAATTCCCTAAGAAGCAGAATGATactaaacatgaaaaataatcttAAGTTCATCAGAAGCAGGATCTTACCTTAGTGCAAGACCAGAACCTTCTAACAGCACACCGTAGTCTCGGGAAATCTGCTTAGTTAAGTCTGACAAGAGTGCGATGTTCATGTGGCCCAAACCACCATTCTAATCAAAATGCAAACATGACTGTTAGAATGCGTGGCCTCACAACATTCTTGACAATGTACCACAATGTTTGAGACCAACAATAATGGCGATAGGTAACAGTAATTCAACAACGGGCCAAGCACTGCCATTCTATTAACTTACTGCCTCCTCCAAACCACCCTGGAATAGAGACTatcaaaatgaggaaactgaggcatgaaaaagttaagtaacttgttccaGGTCACAGCTAGAAAGGAGCAGAAGGAAGATTTACACCTGGCTAATACTACAAaccttttccaatttttttttctttttttcagacacagagtctcgctgtcaccaggctggaatgcagtgatgcgatcacagctcacagcagcctcaaactcctgggctcatgcaatcatcctaccccagtctcctgagtagctggactataggtgctttttctaattctttattattttattttatttaattaatttatttattttgagatggaatctcgctctgttgcccaggctggagtgcagtggtgcgatctcggctcatggctcctgggttcacgcgattctcctgccttagcctcccgagtagctgggactacaggcgcccaccaccacacttgtttaattttttaatttttagtacagatggggtttcaccgtgttagccaggatggtctcgatctcctgactttgtgatccacctgtctcggcctctcaaagtgctgggattacagccgtgagtcaccacgcccagctgctttttctaattcttaaaGCATTCTTTTAAAGACTAATTTCTCAAACACAAACATGGaagagtaataaaaaaaaaaaaagtaccctgagtaggccaggcgtggtggctcacgcctgtaatcccagcactttgggaggccaggagttcgagaccagcctgaccaacatagagaaacccccgtctctactaaatatacaaaataaagccgggcgcggtggctcatgcctgtaatcccagcactttgggaggtcgaggtgggcagatcatgaggtcaggggatcgagaccatcctggctaacacagtgaaaccccgtctctactaaaaatacaaaaaattagccaggcgcggtggcgggtgcctatagtcccagctactagggaggctgaggcaggagaatggcatgaacccgggaggcagagcttgcagtgagccgagattgcaccactgcactctagcctgggtgacagagagagactctgtctcaaaaaaaaaaaaaaaaacacacacacacacaaacaaaattagccaggcgtggtggcacatgcctgtaaccccagctactcgggaggctgaggcaggagaattgcttgaacccaggaggcggaggttgcagtgagctgagatcacgccattgcactccagcctgggcaacaagagcgaagctctgtctcaaaaaaaaaaacaaaaaacaaaaacccttgaGTAATTTGATCTTGATAGTCCAGCAGCACAGCTAGAAATTTAGATTCTTCCAAGCAAGTCTGTAAGAGCAAAAGCTAGGGGTACAATGCTATACCTTTCTTGGTGTATTTATCCAGGCAAGATGGCTAAAGTGGGAATCCACTGACACTGCAACGACTTCACAGTTCACGTCGTGAAATTCGTTAGCTTTGTCACTAAAAGCAACAATTTCTGTAGGACACACAAAGGTGCTGGAAAAAAAGGATAGAAATTCTCAttagagaatttaaaaacacGGATTTTAACAATTAGTGGTCTAACAACTAGTTCAACTTGTTAAGGGTAAAAAAGGCAAAATGGTTAACTGTCCTCACTGGACTACAGTGTTGTGCTGGCAAAAGTACTACTACCTCCCCTCACCTTTTTATTTTAGGAATTGTatcaaaaaatggggaaagggaacacatattttaagaaaaaaaaaattacagttcagtaaagttgctttttgaaaaaaatcattttattatgcctacttttctcatttttccccaGACCAATGAAAACTTTTTCATAGACTGGCTTAGAGAAGCACTGCTCCAGAGCACAGAGGCATACTAAAAAGAAAGCTGTCCTATCCCACCCCTGAAGTTTATCACTTGTAAACACGCTACAGATCCCAGCTGTAACCAACAAGGCCATCAGTGATAAAGGGTCAGAAAGAATCCTTCCTTTCACAAGAGTATCTAGGGGTAGACAATTCAGTGCGGGAACAGGATATGTGCTTTCTCTCAGAATGACACGAAAGCATCACAGAAATTACACTTACAAATCCAAAGGATAGAAGAAAAGCACCAAATATTTCCCCTTAAAGTCATCAAGGCTTAGGTCTTTGAACTCTCCATTGACAACGGCTGTACCCTTAAAATAGGGCGCATGCTGGGTGACAGCAGGTGCATGGTATGAGGAACctgaaaaaaaacccacactcaTAAGGAGTTCATCATTTGCTATGTCAAGCAcctatgattttatttaaacttcTCATGATAATTAATTAGTAGTATAAGTGCTTAGTAGTATAAATCAAAACATTCGGTTCAACTGTACATCTTAGGCAGTCATCCTTTGCCACCTGTGGGGGCATTGGTTCTAGGATATCGAAATctacagatgctcaagtctcttacataaaatggtgatttgcatataatctacacACACCCTCCAGTAtacttaaatcatctctagattactcataatacctaatacaatgtaaatgctatgtaaatagtcgTTAagctgtattgtttagggaatgacaagaaaaaagactTTGTGTTCAGTATAGACACAACCATCCATTTTTCCCTCCCAATATTTtcgattcaaccaaccacagatgcagaacccagaTACAGAGGGCCGACTGTAATTTCTCCTTCTATAGTTTTAGATCGTGCACAAATTCAATTCCAAGTGCTATGGAAActaaaaagaggaagacaaagaTAGTAGGGATAGAATTAAGGAAGACATGAGATGGATTTTAAATATGGTTCAGATTTTTGTCAAGTCTAGATGGGATGGGGCAGATGGCATGTAGGAAACAGCAGGAAGGAAGACAGGGCATGTGTGTGGAGCAGCGTGTGGCAGTCTAATGAGAACAGAGAGTGTCTAAGGGTACGGAGTGAAGAGCAGGCAGCAGGCAGGAATGGTTGAAGGCCATGTTGCAAGAGTCCTTAAATATTAGGCTGCTTGGTCTTCTTAACAGGAAAGATAACAGAGTCAagggcggagtctcactctgttcacccaggctgtagtgcagtggtgcgatctcagctcactgcaacctccgcctcctgggttcacgccattctccggcctcagcctcccgagtagctgggactacaggcgcccgacaccccgcccggctaattttttgtatttttagtagagagggggtttcaccgtgttagccaggatggtctcgatctcctgacctcgtgatctgctggcctcggcctcccaaagtgctgggattacaggcgtgagccaccgtgcctggctgagatgGCGGTTTTTAGGAAGATTAGTCTggcaggagggaaagaggagcaggaggaagggggagACATGTTAGGAGGTGgtttcagtgaattttttttttttttttttgagacagagtctcgctctgtcacctaggctggattgcagtggcacggtcttggctcactgcaacctccgcctcccaggttcaagcaattctcctgcctcagcctcccgagtagctgggattccaggagcacaccaccacacccggcttatttttttagtattttcagtagagatgggatttcaccaggtgggccaggatggtcttgaactcctgacctcaagtaattcgcctgccttggcctctcaaagtgctgggattacaggtgtgagccactgcgcccagcctcgaTTTCAGTGATCTTAGACGTATTGAGGGGAGGGATGGGgcagaaagaacagaaaggaatgcaTGCAAGAGATGTGTCAAAACTGAAAAGGACTTGCTTCTACCTGGGAATGAGGGACAGAGTAGTTCCAATGTCAAAATGCCTGACACTGCCACGAACAGAAACAGGAGGAGCTGCTGGGGATGGGGATTTGAAACCAGTGGAGTAAAGTTTTAAGCCTGTGGTATCACATCACtactagaaatattttaaagctccAGGGTAGTAAAATTGTGACACCTCTTAGAACATTTTGCCCACAAAGGCTTTGCCCCCCAAACCATTACATATTAAATACGTGCTTTTTCAAAGGCTAGTCAAATCTAGACAAGGTATTTTCAAATACCACTCATTATCTGAGGCTGATCTTAGCAAAGCCCATATCCTAGAGAAGGGAGTGTAATCTCAAGAAACAGCTAAATTTCACTCAGATTACAGATACCATTAGACAGGTCTGGTTCCTAAGTGGCCAGCTGGGGCCAGTACACAGGTTTGAATCTTAGAGCAGCTGCCCTCTCAGGTCCCCACAGGTTGCCTACCACTCATAGCTCTTTAGACACAGTAGACTCAGAAGGCATCTGAGCTCCCAGTAACCCCCTCCTCAACACAGTGGATTAGAAGCTCTGACAACCAACATGGAAATGTGACAAGGGCAGTTTGCCTCAGTGATTATCAACCccggctgcacattagaatcacccgGCATATCCCGGTCTCACCCCAGAGACTAACTTGTCTGAGGTGGGACTGGGGCAGTGCTGTGTTCCTGAAAGCTCCCAGGTGAGTCTAACGTTTGGTCAGGGTTCAGAGCCCCTGTCCAGAGACAATGGTTCATTTTTCCTTTACCTGGCTCCAGCCAAGACATGACATAACACTTACTGGTGCTGAACAATTTTGCTTGACTGGAACCAGAACACAGTAAGTTTGTCAAGCTCGTTCTTCCACATGCAGCAGGCCTGAGGGCTGCAGTGGCAGAAATGCCCCAAGGAATGGCACTCACACCTCGGGCAACCTGGAAAGAGAAACTTTTTATTAGAAAGTTTTCCTGGACTGGTGACTTAAGACTGAAAGGGCATCGTGCCAACGGTAGTTTCAGCTGTCCCTGTTCCCGTGAACCAAATAGCAAACCCCAACCTCTAAGAGCATAGATCGGATCTGCATGTTCTTAACACTCCCTTCTGCTTCCTTCTCCTAGGAGACTGGAAGGTGGAGGCGAACTATAAGAACACAaagactggccgggcgcggtggctcacacctgtaatcccagcactttgggaggccaagacgggtggatcacgaggtcaggagttcgagaccagcctggccaagatggtgaaaccccatctctactaaaaacacaaaaattagccaggcggcggtggcgggcacctctaatcccagctgcttgggaggctgaggcaggagaattgcttgaacccgggaggcggaggttgcagagccgagatcgtgccaagcAACACAGGGTTCAAAAGCCAGGGGACTTGCGCAGGCCTTTCCCAGCACTATCTGCTGAGTATGTTCTACCATGTCAAGGTTTTCCTTAGAAAAAACAAGGCCCCTCCAGCACCAGTGACAAGTAAACAAGTAGAGCCAAGTTCAGCCTCTGGGAGTCTGGAAAAGGCTCAAGGGAAATGTttactcaactttttttttttgaaacagagtctcgctcttttacccaggccagagtgcagtggcgcgatctcggctcactgcagtctcgacctcctgggctcaagtgatcctcccaccttagcctccccagcagcactgaccaccacgcccggctattttttttttttttttttagagacaaggtctcactattattgtccaggctggtctcaaactcctgggctcaagtgatctgcccgccttggcctcccaaagtgctgggattaaaggcgtgagccactgcactctgccggtttgctcaactttaatgtTCAAAATGACTCAAGAGAACGAAAAGGGGCTGTGTTGAACCCCACCAGAGAAAGCCGTGTACCAAAAGAGCAAGACGCATTGCCCACAGTTAAGCAGGAGACAGCAGCAGAAACATGCGGGAGCGGGATTGGGAGGGAAcgcctttgtgattttttttagcaCTTCGCGCGTTTTTATCCAGTATTTAACGGGCTGTTCACAGCAACGCCTTGATGTAAGCATCATTCCTTCCATCTTAAGTACACAGTCTGAGAAAGGCGAAGgcgcttgcccaaggtcatagggTCTGTGGTAAAAGCAGGGCCAGGACCTTAAGTGGAGATGGGCCTGGGGACTGGGGACGCCGAACGAGGAGGGACTAGGGGAAGAGACCGCgaggagggagtggggaagggcGGTTCTGCGCAGGCGCATGGAACCTTCCCAGGGGGAGGCCTCTGGGTCCGTTACCCGCCCTCCAAGAAGGGAGAATGGCCCTCAGGCCCAGAAGCGCGGGATCCTGTCTGGGAAGCACGTTCCCGGAGCCAACAGCGTCTCCGCGCCTGTCCCCAGCTGACAGCCACTCACCGACGCTCGGAGCAACCTTCCTACAGCAGCCGCCATCTTCAGTGCACTCGGGTGCCACGGGGTTGGCAGAGACGCAGAGGCGGGGCCTACGGGGTGGTAGGCGGGGCCTCTGCGGACGAGAGAGGGGCGGGCCCGGAGGAGGGGCGGGGCCGGAGGAGCCCCCGCCTCCCTGCCGCCTGGGGACCCTGAGGGAGAAATTCCCTTTAGGGCTGAATGCTTGGGCCAGTGACACGTGGTTTTCCTACTGTCGCCCCAACCTAAAAAGAGCGCATCCAGGCGGGGCATTAGGTATTTGTTTCCATATTTCCCACTGTTTTGTTTGTTAACCTTGTGTGGATTACTGTGTCTACTGTTTCTGTGACAGGATCCCTTTCTTATTTCAGCCTCAGGTAGAGACTTCTGGCTTCTGTATGAAATGGAATTAATTACAAATGCAGTTTTAGTCCGTTAATAAGCTAAGTGGGCTAGACACATCAAGGCTTTGTTGGCCTGAAATCCGTTGGAATTGTGTGTGGTCTTCCATTTGGCCTCTCTTCCCAAAATTGGGAAAACTGGGACAAATGTAAAATTTGGTTTTTGTCAATTAATGAAGCCAAGTGTTCAGTGGTGAGCATAGTACTTGAAGCAACCACATCAAACATAGATAAAAATCACATGGTGGCTTTACAGTAAGTGTGACAAATTGCAATCTTGGAgctggtattttcttttctttttttttttttttgagacagggtcttgctctgtcgcccaggctggagtgcagtggcatgatcttggctcactgcaacctctgcctcccgggttcaagcgattctcctgcctcagcttcatgagTAATTGGgattcctgagcagctgggattacagctgcctgccaccatgcccagttaaatttttgtattttcagtagagatggggtttcaccatgttggccaggctggtctcaaactcctgacctcaaaatgatccacccacctcggcctcccaaagtgctgggattacaggcgtgagctacggcACCCGGTCTGAGTTGGTATTTTCCAATCACTAGTCATTCCATCACCAGTTTAGTTTCTCAAGTCTTCTTATCACCAAATATCACttactattttctttaaattggctttcttttttttcttttctgatatagagtctcactctgtcacccaggctagagtgcagtggcataatctcggctcactgcaacctccacctccccagttggagcgattctcctggctcagcctctcgagtagctgagattacaggcatgcaccaccacacccggctaatttttttagtatttttagtagagatggggtttcaccatgttggctaggctggtcttgaactcctgacctcaggtgatccgcccaccttggcctcccaaagtgctgggattacaagcgtgagccaccatgcccagcccagtgtATTTTCTAAAACCATCTCAGGTACCACTAGGTGTCACCCTGGGTACCAGTCCCCAGATGTGGAAAGGCCTGCTTTGGATGTACAGGGACGCACGTGTTTCGACTATTTTACCTCACACCTTCCTTgtgtttgtttaatttgttttaattatgtcTGTGTTTAGCAGATGattgaaaagaaaaggagacaatCATTTTGGAGCTCAAAATCGTACTGTAGGCCGGgcctagtggctcacacctgtaatcccagcactttgggaagctgaggtgagcggatcacctgaggtaaggagttcaagatcagcctgaccaacgtggtgaaaccctgtctctactaaaaattgcaaaattagctgggcgtgcaaagttagctgggcattgtggcgcatacctgtaatctcagctacttgggaggctgaggcaggagaatcgcttgaacctgggaggcagaggttgcagtgagccgagattgaaccactgcactccagcctcagcaacaagaatgaaactccatctcaaaaaaaaaaaaaaaaatcatactgtagttcacaatggaatattatttatccataaaaggaatgaagtactgatatatgctacaacacagatgaactttgaaaacattagctaagtgaaagaagccagacacaaaagaacaaatagtgTGTGTTTCCTTTTATATGAAACATCTAAAATAGGTAATTCCAAAGGGACCGAAAGCAAATCAGCAACTGTTAGGGACTGGGAGAAGCTGGAATGAGGactgactatttatttattttttattttatttatttatttttgagacagagtctccccctgttgcccaggatggagtacagtggtgtgatctcagctcactgcaacctctgcctcccagattcaagcgatcctcctgcctcagtctcccgagtagctgggactacaggtgtgactaccatgcccagctaatttttttttttgtattttttagtagagacggagttttgccatgttggccaggctgatctcgaactcttgacctcaagtgatttgcctgccttgacctcccacagtgctgggattataggcgtgagccagtgtgcccagccggGACTATTTAATAGGTACAGGATTTTCTtttgtggtgatgaaaatgttttggaactagatagaggtgggtATAACATTATGAATTAACTAAATACCCTGAattgtaaactttaaaataattaattttatattaggtgaatttcacctcaattgaaaaaaaaattagaaaaaggccaggcatggtggctcatgcctgtaatcgcagcgcTTTGGAAAGCCAAGATAGAAGGATCACTTTgtgcccaggggtttgagaccagcctgggcaacatagcaaaaccctgtctcaaaaaaaaaaaaaaaaaaaaaaaaaaaaaaaaaaaaaaaagaagaagaaaaaggaaaagaaaagaaaaaaaagaaagaaagaaaaaaagagagagagagaaaaaagtagaagaaatagggactaaaaacattaaatattgtAGTCTACTCCAGTGATTTAATAGATCCAAAAGGCTCAGAAAAGTGAGCCTTTTGGAGATGGAGAGACCTTCCCAAAATCACATAACTGGCTAGAAGCAGAGAGGTAGGGCAAGAACCCAGAACTTCCATACCAGTGACCACCCAGCGTGTGAGTCTGATGGAGTTCAGCCTCAGCACCTTTTCCCTAGCCGACTCGTGAGATTACGTCATCCACCCCCTCAtcatctcctcttctccctcaTACTACAAGgttgttttttggtagaaacaaggtcttgctatcttgcccaggctggccttgaactcctgagctcaagtgatcctccagctcccaaagtgctgggattacaggcatgagccaccgtcacAACAGCCTGCAGTTTTAAAGTACTTAAGCTTCAGTAGCTCAAGTCAACaaaaggggagtggggagg
The Pongo abelii isolate AG06213 chromosome 8, NHGRI_mPonAbe1-v2.0_pri, whole genome shotgun sequence genome window above contains:
- the PRDX3 gene encoding thioredoxin-dependent peroxide reductase, mitochondrial precursor — protein: MAAAVGRLLRASVARGVSAIPWGISATAALRPAACGRTSLTNLLCSGSSQAKLFSTSSSYHAPAVTQHAPYFKGTAVVNGEFKDLSLDDFKGKYLVLFFYPLDFTFVCPTEIVAFSDKANEFHDVNCEVVAVSVDSHFSHLAWINTPRKNGGLGHMNIALLSDLTKQISRDYGVLLEGSGLALRGLFIIDPNGVIKHLSVNDLPVGRSVEETLRLVKAFQYVETHGEVCPANWTPDSPTIKPNPAASKEYFQKVNQ